A part of Synergistaceae bacterium genomic DNA contains:
- a CDS encoding nitroreductase family protein: protein MNETIRTIQQRRSIRKFKSDMPSHENIDAIINAGLFAANTHGKQDPIIIAVTNKDLRDKISLDNCKIGGWHENFDPFYNAPVILIVLASQDWPNRVYDGSLVIGNMMLAAYSLGLGSIWIHRAKQEFESDYYKNLLAKLGITSNYECIGHCAIG, encoded by the coding sequence TCCGCAAATTTAAATCTGACATGCCATCACACGAAAATATCGACGCAATTATTAACGCAGGACTCTTCGCAGCAAACACACACGGTAAACAAGACCCCATTATAATCGCCGTAACTAATAAAGATTTGCGCGACAAAATTTCACTCGATAATTGCAAAATTGGCGGCTGGCACGAAAACTTTGACCCGTTCTATAATGCTCCAGTCATATTAATCGTTCTTGCAAGTCAAGATTGGCCTAATCGAGTTTATGACGGGAGTCTAGTAATTGGTAATATGATGTTAGCTGCTTATTCACTCGGACTCGGAAGTATCTGGATCCATAGAGCTAAACAGGAATTCGAGTCAGATTATTATAAAAATTTACTGGCAAAATTAGGAATCACCAGCAATTATGAATGCATCGGACACTGTGCAATAGGCTGA
- the rplS gene encoding 50S ribosomal protein L19: protein MNAVDLVQKKYYRETALPDFRPGDTLRVHVKIKEGTRERIQVFEGIVIAKQHGGLDETFTVRKISNGVGVERIFPVHCPSIDKIEVQRQGKVRRAKLYYLRKLSGKAARIKERRKFTEA from the coding sequence TTGAACGCAGTAGATCTAGTTCAGAAGAAGTACTACAGAGAGACAGCTTTACCGGATTTCAGGCCGGGCGACACTCTGAGAGTACACGTAAAAATTAAAGAAGGTACCCGCGAACGTATACAGGTTTTCGAGGGCATAGTAATAGCAAAGCAGCACGGAGGACTTGACGAGACATTTACAGTGCGCAAAATCTCAAACGGAGTCGGCGTAGAAAGAATTTTCCCGGTACATTGTCCTTCAATTGACAAAATCGAAGTACAGCGTCAGGGCAAAGTCAGACGCGCAAAATTATATTATCTCCGCAAGTTAAGCGGCAAAGCAGCAAGAATCAAAGAACGCCGCAAATTTACGGAAGCATAG
- a CDS encoding GNAT family N-acetyltransferase, with translation MLIRTAKLSDLDEISRVESACFPESEAATRESFAQRLKFFANHFWLMFNDDNKLISFVDGFVTNERNLNDSMYSHAEFHDENGKWQMIFGVNTLPEYRNKGYAGKLIQRAINDAKSQNRLGLVLTCKNRLVKYYAKFGFINEGKSTSTHGGVEWNQMRLTF, from the coding sequence ATGTTGATAAGAACTGCAAAATTAAGCGACCTCGACGAAATTTCACGTGTAGAATCTGCTTGTTTCCCTGAGTCAGAGGCTGCAACGCGTGAAAGTTTTGCACAGAGACTAAAATTTTTCGCAAATCACTTCTGGTTGATGTTCAATGACGATAATAAATTAATTTCGTTCGTTGATGGGTTCGTTACTAATGAGCGCAATTTAAATGACTCCATGTACTCGCACGCAGAATTTCACGACGAAAACGGCAAATGGCAAATGATCTTCGGGGTTAATACTCTTCCTGAATATCGCAATAAAGGCTATGCAGGCAAATTAATCCAGCGTGCAATAAATGACGCAAAATCACAAAATAGACTCGGACTCGTTCTTACGTGCAAAAATAGACTCGTGAAATATTACGCTAAATTCGGATTCATCAACGAGGGCAAAAGCACTTCCACTCACGGCGGAGTCGAATGGAATCAAATGAGGCTCACTTTTTAG